A genomic region of Coraliomargarita sinensis contains the following coding sequences:
- a CDS encoding carboxy terminal-processing peptidase yields the protein MPKISSVSQTTAPTRRIARLLLPLMAAALLVLSLNATSSGDHELKPTKEMASQTRWVVNTINSRHYLRDSIDKLNGEEMVEAYIESFDYSRMYFLKPEMEEFYFRFADSMEGFLEKGNLYAAFEIYETFKEVATARTEWALERLEKPWDFTVDETFRTDRREMDWPATKEEADALWERRIKYELLNELLSLASETDNDESVSLEPKNPDIMEPEGEDESFDPSKIQRLLNDEDFYAEKLEEAREKIRRRYARNLKYTVERQAAEVQESFINAMTQLFDPHSTFLSSDTLESFNSSVQNSFVGIGALLQNDDGICVIKELIPGGPAEESRQLEPEDQILGVAQGKDGEFEDVVDLELRYIVRKIKGEKGTTVRLLIRPGQSADPSVRKEVSIVRDEVKLTANLAEATLITVPVEGGRTIPVGVIELPSFYGNIGAGGTLTTTTDDVSELINKLRKLNAQGIILDLRMNGGGLLSEAVRLTGLFIPVGPVVQVRDSNGRTEVLADRDPRMLWEGPLIVLTSRFSASASEIVAGALQDHDRALIVGNSSTHGKGTVQEVYQMNNRMPFSWFKSAEPEARPVASKITIKQFYLPEGSSTQVKGVPSDISLPSVNEFLPIGEDDLPHALPWDKIDKVKWMNDWAKLEVESPEDPELIKKLTEASMERQENLEEFRFLNRQIDWRRERYEQKEISVNLEKRIERKINEQAYIEELDDTYDALKEDNYSMQEVLLELTKEQNAISEKNRADPIVGSNGEADESDNEAEDSEEDDEPSYDIYLRESARIMADWIMEVSPGPVAQRAK from the coding sequence ATGCCAAAGATATCCTCCGTTAGTCAAACCACCGCCCCGACACGCCGCATCGCGCGCTTGCTCCTGCCCTTGATGGCGGCCGCGCTCCTCGTGCTCTCACTCAATGCCACAAGCAGTGGTGATCATGAGCTCAAGCCCACCAAGGAGATGGCCTCACAGACGCGTTGGGTCGTCAATACCATCAACTCCCGGCACTACCTTCGCGACAGTATCGACAAGCTCAATGGTGAGGAAATGGTGGAGGCCTACATCGAATCGTTCGACTACAGCCGCATGTATTTCCTGAAGCCGGAAATGGAGGAGTTTTACTTCCGCTTCGCTGATTCGATGGAAGGCTTCCTGGAAAAAGGGAATCTCTATGCCGCCTTCGAAATCTACGAAACGTTCAAAGAGGTGGCGACCGCACGAACAGAGTGGGCCCTGGAGCGCCTCGAGAAGCCGTGGGATTTTACGGTCGACGAAACTTTCCGGACGGACCGCCGCGAAATGGATTGGCCGGCCACTAAGGAGGAAGCTGACGCACTCTGGGAGCGCCGGATCAAATACGAGCTATTGAACGAGCTCCTCTCCCTCGCCTCGGAGACGGATAATGACGAGAGCGTTTCTCTGGAGCCGAAGAACCCGGACATCATGGAACCGGAAGGGGAAGACGAATCATTCGACCCCTCCAAGATTCAGCGTTTGTTGAACGACGAGGACTTCTATGCCGAGAAGCTGGAGGAGGCCCGCGAAAAAATCCGCCGTCGTTATGCCCGGAATCTGAAATATACCGTCGAGCGACAGGCCGCAGAGGTGCAGGAGTCCTTCATTAATGCGATGACCCAGCTCTTCGATCCGCATTCGACCTTCTTGTCCTCGGATACTTTGGAGAGCTTTAATTCTTCGGTACAAAACTCTTTTGTCGGGATCGGTGCCCTGCTCCAGAACGATGACGGCATCTGCGTGATTAAAGAGCTGATCCCCGGCGGTCCGGCCGAAGAATCGCGTCAACTCGAACCGGAAGACCAGATACTCGGTGTTGCCCAGGGCAAGGACGGCGAATTCGAGGATGTGGTGGATCTCGAGCTGCGTTACATCGTGCGCAAGATCAAAGGCGAAAAAGGCACCACAGTCAGGTTGCTCATCCGACCCGGACAGTCGGCCGATCCTTCCGTGCGCAAGGAAGTTTCCATCGTCCGTGACGAGGTCAAGCTCACCGCCAATCTGGCAGAGGCGACTTTGATCACGGTGCCTGTAGAAGGGGGGCGGACCATTCCGGTCGGGGTGATTGAACTGCCTTCCTTCTACGGAAACATCGGTGCCGGGGGCACCTTGACCACGACCACCGACGATGTGAGCGAACTGATCAACAAGTTGCGCAAGCTGAACGCGCAGGGCATTATCCTCGACTTGCGGATGAACGGCGGCGGCCTCCTCAGCGAGGCGGTTCGTTTGACCGGGCTCTTTATTCCGGTCGGGCCCGTCGTGCAGGTCCGCGACAGCAATGGGCGGACGGAGGTCCTGGCCGACCGCGACCCCCGCATGCTCTGGGAGGGACCGTTGATTGTTCTCACCTCGCGCTTTAGCGCCTCGGCCTCGGAAATCGTTGCGGGGGCATTACAGGATCACGACCGTGCTCTGATCGTCGGGAACAGTTCGACACACGGCAAGGGCACAGTGCAGGAAGTCTATCAGATGAATAATCGTATGCCGTTCTCCTGGTTTAAATCTGCCGAACCGGAGGCTCGACCGGTGGCGTCCAAGATCACGATCAAGCAGTTTTATCTGCCGGAAGGCAGCTCCACGCAGGTCAAAGGCGTGCCCTCGGATATTTCCCTGCCCTCGGTGAACGAGTTCCTCCCGATCGGTGAGGACGACTTGCCGCACGCCCTGCCCTGGGACAAGATCGATAAAGTCAAATGGATGAATGACTGGGCCAAGCTTGAGGTTGAGAGCCCGGAGGACCCGGAGCTTATCAAAAAACTGACCGAAGCCAGCATGGAGCGGCAGGAAAATCTTGAGGAGTTCCGCTTCCTGAATCGACAAATCGATTGGCGTCGCGAGCGGTACGAGCAAAAGGAGATTTCCGTTAATCTGGAGAAACGCATCGAACGTAAGATCAATGAGCAGGCCTACATCGAAGAGCTTGATGACACCTACGATGCGTTGAAGGAGGATAATTATTCCATGCAAGAAGTGCTCCTCGAATTGACGAAAGAGCAGAACGCGATTTCCGAGAAGAACCGTGCCGATCCTATTGTCGGCTCTAACGGAGAAGCGGACGAATCCGACAATGAGGCGGAAGACTCTGAAGAGGATGACGAGCCCAGCTATGACATTTATCTGCGTGAGAGCGCCCGGATCATGGCGGACTGGATTATGGAGGTCAGCCCCGGGCCGGTGGCGCAGAGGGCGAAGTAG
- the prmC gene encoding peptide chain release factor N(5)-glutamine methyltransferase: MLSIREIQEKTVGYFAGKGVPNPKLDADLLIAHVLKLKRLELYLDIDRPLTEAELNALRPLVKRRAEREPLQYILGFTEFYGMKLKTDARALIPRPETEELVEHVSERLNNPPKRILDLGTGSGAIAIALATLYPEAEVWATDQSEAALELAQENANAFVSKGRIHFHQGSWWEPLPEKLDFDLIVANPPYLTETEMGTAEPEVVAHEPAGALVSGEDGLDDLKRIIAGAKQRLAAGGMLALETGIAQHDALDKLVNEADLKGQGESDMSGRPRFYYIEASPVSSPSGLDGETRTDQSAPQTDWHPHPSPKNYPVTRAEPLREKRRTEKPVSPNEARYFITCCTGGKETGLQSEQCACAILTILGELHAEASIDLLAATVMPDHVHVLMKLGHRLNLSQVIGKFKAATRSALDENGLAWQENYHDHRLRADDALEKFSKYLFLNPYRSQLIQIDATWPWWVLNENYHPEFLEVLEDPPLPPEEWLKESPKLQELLEDDV; encoded by the coding sequence ATGCTGAGCATCCGCGAAATTCAGGAAAAGACGGTCGGCTACTTCGCCGGTAAAGGCGTGCCCAACCCCAAGCTGGATGCCGACTTGCTCATTGCCCACGTGCTCAAGCTCAAGCGCCTGGAACTGTATCTGGATATCGACCGCCCACTCACCGAAGCAGAGCTCAATGCCCTGCGCCCACTCGTAAAGCGACGGGCGGAACGCGAGCCACTGCAATACATACTCGGATTCACCGAGTTTTACGGGATGAAGCTGAAGACCGATGCCCGCGCCCTCATCCCCCGCCCGGAAACGGAAGAACTGGTCGAACATGTAAGCGAACGGCTCAACAACCCGCCAAAACGCATTCTTGATCTGGGCACGGGCAGTGGCGCGATTGCCATCGCGTTGGCCACGCTATATCCGGAGGCCGAAGTCTGGGCGACCGATCAAAGCGAAGCCGCACTGGAGCTCGCACAGGAGAATGCCAATGCTTTTGTATCCAAAGGACGGATACATTTTCACCAAGGCAGCTGGTGGGAGCCGCTCCCCGAAAAGCTGGACTTCGATCTGATCGTCGCCAACCCGCCTTACTTAACCGAGACTGAAATGGGAACCGCCGAACCGGAGGTGGTGGCCCACGAACCGGCGGGGGCACTCGTTTCCGGCGAGGACGGGCTCGATGACCTGAAAAGAATTATCGCAGGCGCCAAACAACGGCTCGCCGCGGGCGGCATGCTCGCCCTGGAAACCGGCATCGCCCAGCACGACGCTCTCGACAAGCTGGTCAACGAAGCAGACCTGAAAGGGCAGGGCGAAAGCGACATGAGCGGGCGGCCGAGATTTTATTATATCGAGGCTTCGCCGGTTTCATCCCCCTCAGGGTTGGATGGAGAGACACGGACGGACCAATCCGCCCCCCAGACAGACTGGCATCCGCATCCGTCTCCGAAAAACTACCCCGTGACAAGAGCGGAGCCTCTGCGGGAAAAGCGCCGCACCGAGAAACCGGTCTCTCCCAACGAGGCCCGCTACTTCATCACCTGCTGCACCGGGGGCAAGGAAACCGGCCTGCAATCCGAACAATGCGCCTGCGCAATATTGACGATTTTAGGAGAACTCCACGCCGAAGCCTCCATCGACCTACTCGCCGCCACGGTCATGCCGGATCATGTCCACGTCCTGATGAAATTAGGCCACCGCCTGAACCTTTCTCAGGTCATCGGAAAATTCAAAGCGGCCACGCGATCCGCACTCGACGAGAACGGACTTGCCTGGCAGGAGAATTACCATGATCACCGCCTGCGGGCCGACGACGCCTTAGAGAAATTCAGCAAGTACCTTTTTCTCAATCCCTACCGGTCCCAATTGATCCAGATTGATGCGACATGGCCCTGGTGGGTGTTGAATGAAAATTACCATCCTGAATTTTTGGAGGTGCTGGAAGATCCGCCTTTACCGCCGGAAGAATGGCTGAAGGAATCGCCAAAATTACAGGAACTGCTGGAAGACGATGTTTAG
- the prfA gene encoding peptide chain release factor 1 produces MYKIPDIAPFREKLAELDEQMAEPNFFSDQRRAADVSREHQRLTSLVEKFEAYHSAVQQIEENRSMAEDDSVEEELREMAAEEIESLEAERDKLSMDVLRAMIPPDATDSRNSVMEIRGGAGGDEANIFAGDLFRMYSKYAESRGWRVEVISSSPADVGGFKEIIFSLSGEDAYKYLKFESGVHRVQRVPATETQGRIHTSTATVAVLPEAEEVDVEINPNDLEISTMRASGAGGQHVNTTDSAVMMVHKPTGVTVYCADERSQIKNRAKAMAVMRSRLLQAKIDEENAKYAAERKGQIGTGDRSERIRTYNYPQGRLTDHRIGMNLSLPPVIDGDLSELIDSLQNYDYEARIDNLLSKQSQS; encoded by the coding sequence ATGTACAAGATACCCGATATCGCTCCATTTCGCGAAAAGCTGGCCGAGCTCGACGAGCAAATGGCGGAGCCCAATTTCTTTTCGGACCAACGACGGGCCGCCGATGTCTCGCGCGAGCACCAACGCCTGACCAGCCTGGTGGAAAAATTCGAAGCCTACCACAGCGCCGTTCAACAGATTGAAGAAAACCGCAGCATGGCGGAGGACGACTCCGTCGAAGAGGAACTTCGGGAAATGGCCGCCGAGGAAATCGAATCGCTGGAAGCGGAGCGCGACAAACTCTCCATGGATGTGCTGCGCGCCATGATCCCGCCCGATGCCACCGACAGCCGCAACTCGGTGATGGAAATCCGCGGCGGGGCCGGTGGTGACGAGGCCAACATTTTTGCCGGCGACCTCTTCCGCATGTACAGCAAGTACGCGGAGAGCCGGGGCTGGCGTGTCGAAGTGATCAGTTCCAGCCCGGCCGATGTCGGCGGGTTCAAGGAAATCATCTTCAGTCTGTCCGGCGAAGATGCCTACAAATATTTGAAGTTCGAAAGTGGCGTCCACCGGGTGCAACGCGTGCCGGCCACCGAAACCCAGGGGCGGATCCACACTTCCACCGCCACCGTGGCCGTACTGCCGGAAGCCGAGGAAGTGGATGTTGAGATCAATCCCAACGACCTCGAGATTTCCACCATGCGCGCCAGCGGGGCAGGGGGGCAACACGTCAACACGACCGACTCCGCCGTCATGATGGTGCACAAACCGACCGGCGTCACCGTCTACTGCGCCGACGAACGCTCCCAGATCAAGAACCGGGCCAAGGCCATGGCCGTCATGCGCTCGCGCTTGCTCCAGGCCAAAATCGACGAGGAAAATGCCAAGTATGCCGCGGAACGTAAGGGCCAGATCGGCACCGGCGACCGCTCCGAGCGTATTCGTACCTACAATTATCCCCAGGGGCGCCTGACCGACCACCGTATCGGGATGAACCTTTCATTGCCCCCCGTCATCGACGGCGACCTGAGCGAGCTGATTGATTCACTACAGAACTACGATTACGAAGCCCGCATCGATAACTTGCTGAGCAAGCAGAGCCAGAGCTAA
- a CDS encoding HAD family hydrolase encodes MTKKNLHRQNIVACVWDFDKTLIPGYMQAPIFKAFGIDEEHFWKEVNALPDIYAKRGTRVSHDTIYLNHLLSYVKNGCLKGLTNQRLRELGRELVFYPGLPALFEQLQELVRSRPEYVKHNISLEHYIISTGLAEMIRGSTIAPYVEDIFGCEFIEAPLPPNYSSQNELPLQVDFEISQIGTIVDNTIKTRYIFEINKGGNKNPNIDVNASMDRVDRRIPIDRMIYTADGPSDVPVFSVVKGNGGKTYAVFNPDSEAEFAQNDALLHAGRIHSYGPADYTEKSTTSKWLRMHVRRICDAIVEECETDLSKKISRAPRHLHDEDEANEAASNAADPQKELFGSERDS; translated from the coding sequence ATGACGAAAAAGAATCTCCATCGCCAAAACATTGTCGCCTGCGTCTGGGACTTCGACAAGACGCTGATTCCCGGGTACATGCAGGCCCCCATCTTCAAAGCATTCGGGATCGACGAGGAGCATTTCTGGAAAGAGGTCAACGCCTTGCCCGATATTTACGCCAAGCGTGGCACGCGGGTCTCGCACGATACCATCTATCTCAACCACCTGCTGAGCTACGTGAAGAACGGTTGCTTGAAGGGACTGACCAATCAACGCCTGCGCGAGCTCGGGCGGGAGCTTGTGTTTTATCCCGGACTGCCGGCACTCTTTGAGCAGTTACAGGAACTGGTTCGTTCGCGGCCGGAATATGTGAAACACAACATTTCACTGGAACACTACATTATCAGCACCGGATTGGCCGAAATGATTCGGGGCAGTACCATCGCGCCCTACGTGGAGGATATCTTCGGTTGCGAGTTTATCGAAGCCCCGCTCCCGCCAAACTACTCCTCACAAAACGAGTTGCCTCTTCAGGTGGATTTTGAAATCAGCCAGATCGGCACGATTGTCGATAACACGATCAAGACACGCTACATCTTCGAGATCAACAAGGGTGGCAACAAGAACCCGAATATCGATGTGAATGCATCGATGGACCGGGTGGACCGCCGTATCCCGATCGATCGCATGATCTACACCGCGGATGGCCCCAGTGATGTGCCGGTGTTTTCCGTGGTGAAAGGGAACGGGGGGAAAACCTACGCCGTCTTTAATCCCGATAGCGAGGCCGAGTTCGCCCAGAACGACGCGCTCCTTCATGCCGGCCGGATTCACTCCTACGGTCCGGCGGATTACACTGAAAAAAGTACGACCAGCAAGTGGCTCCGGATGCATGTGCGGCGCATTTGCGATGCCATCGTCGAGGAGTGTGAAACCGACCTCTCCAAGAAAATCAGCCGCGCTCCACGGCATTTGCACGATGAAGATGAAGCGAATGAGGCGGCATCGAACGCAGCGGATCCGCAAAAGGAACTGTTTGGATCAGAGCGGGACAGTTGA
- a CDS encoding flotillin-like FloA family protein has translation MPVEVMRYRLSIPAQLCMMLRGSPVGKIKSELKKAERYNLELDGTALEAHYLAQGDITDLVDSLIFAQENGMKLSPMRAMAQQFILMHQGEIKLRDKLNALKGAGISDLDSYLTKESIQAERENR, from the coding sequence ATGCCAGTCGAGGTGATGAGGTACCGATTATCCATTCCGGCTCAATTGTGCATGATGCTTCGTGGTTCTCCGGTAGGAAAAATCAAAAGTGAATTAAAGAAAGCGGAGCGCTATAATCTTGAATTGGATGGTACAGCGCTTGAAGCACACTATCTCGCACAAGGTGACATCACTGATCTGGTTGATTCGTTGATTTTCGCACAAGAGAATGGAATGAAATTGAGCCCGATGAGAGCGATGGCTCAGCAGTTCATCCTCATGCATCAGGGAGAAATCAAACTTAGGGATAAATTGAATGCTCTGAAGGGGGCAGGCATTTCCGATCTCGACAGTTATCTAACCAAGGAGTCGATCCAGGCAGAGCGGGAGAACCGCTAA
- the rapA gene encoding RNA polymerase-associated protein RapA, with amino-acid sequence MTAFQTGQRWISETEPELGLGILESVSRHQLEIHFPASSERRIYATASAPIKRVEFRQGDTIHSQRGETIIIEEVTEEEGRLTYHGDGCAVAEMDLADTISFSKPEDRLIGGQIDQSAAFSLRYEAIRRQNHALQSSVAGFMGGRIDLIPHQLYIASEVANRYMPRVLLADEVGLGKTIEACLILHRLNLTGRAERILIILPESLVHQWFIELLRRFNMWFTLIDADHCESATAVDADVNPFNEDQHVICSTKTLLENPRWAEAALQTKWDMLVVDEAHHLEWTPEAASPEYKLVEALSKKSHGLLLLTATPEQLGAEGHFARLRLLDPDRYPDLEKFREEQAGYSQVAGVANKLEAGEALDAGEMDFLREVFSEFSEAELRKELQDTTAFLNQLVDRHGTGRVIFRNTRDALQGFPKREGIPAELKPRAKLSKADLEVRLLREFEKETNGAGEGEDYDFRHGPRVQWLAELIQKLGEHEKVLLICSTREKVQAIYDALQEEINVKAALFHEALTLLQRDRNAAWFAEPDGARILLCSEIGSEGRNFQFAHHLVLFDLPLNPELLEQRIGRLDRIGQSETIRIHIPFLPHSWTELLMRWHHEGLDGIEHSLKGGNAYLERFGDKLRKLGGEFHHESSKVAKEADVLIEESRRFREDLETRLSQGQDRLIALNSFREDVSSELVNQIQQQDADRTLDGFMNRIFDHFGVTVDDLDSRSFHLTPGQLFTDAFPGLPEEGTTVTCDRTKALGREDIGFLTWDHPMVRGSIDLMLSSEKGNSSIVVWKDSRMEAPPILIEAIYVLESVAPARLHVDRFLPPTPVRILVDMEGKDRSEEFLHDIINRKTADEEAFRLRQNPELLQSLVPEMLRAARSYAREEKSTRLKDAMREAHTRLDGEASRLKELRKVNPNVSEEEIKIAQNVVEDVTRHISKAHLRLDAVRLVLRQPG; translated from the coding sequence ATGACAGCATTTCAAACAGGGCAGCGCTGGATCAGCGAGACCGAACCGGAACTCGGTTTGGGCATTCTCGAATCGGTCTCACGCCATCAGCTCGAAATTCATTTCCCGGCATCCAGCGAGAGACGGATCTATGCCACGGCCAGTGCCCCGATCAAACGGGTCGAATTCCGACAGGGGGACACCATCCACTCCCAGCGGGGTGAAACCATTATCATAGAAGAGGTCACGGAAGAGGAGGGGCGGTTGACTTACCACGGAGATGGCTGCGCTGTCGCGGAAATGGACCTGGCCGACACCATCAGCTTCAGCAAACCGGAGGACCGGCTGATCGGCGGCCAAATCGATCAGTCCGCTGCCTTCAGCCTGCGATACGAAGCCATCCGCCGCCAGAACCATGCCCTGCAATCGAGCGTGGCGGGCTTCATGGGCGGGCGGATCGACCTGATTCCGCACCAGCTCTACATCGCCTCGGAGGTGGCCAATCGCTACATGCCCCGGGTGCTTTTGGCCGACGAGGTTGGCCTGGGTAAGACCATCGAAGCCTGCCTCATCCTGCACCGCCTGAACCTGACCGGGCGCGCCGAGCGCATCCTGATCATCCTGCCGGAGTCCCTTGTTCATCAATGGTTTATCGAGCTGCTCCGGCGCTTTAACATGTGGTTCACCCTGATCGATGCCGATCATTGTGAATCCGCCACCGCGGTTGACGCGGACGTGAACCCTTTCAACGAAGACCAGCACGTCATCTGCAGCACCAAGACTTTGCTGGAGAACCCGCGCTGGGCAGAGGCTGCCCTGCAAACCAAGTGGGACATGCTGGTGGTCGACGAGGCCCATCACCTCGAATGGACCCCAGAGGCAGCCAGCCCCGAGTATAAGCTGGTGGAGGCGCTGAGTAAAAAGAGCCACGGCTTGCTCCTGCTGACGGCCACCCCCGAGCAGCTTGGCGCCGAGGGGCACTTTGCCCGGCTCCGCCTGCTCGACCCCGACCGCTATCCCGATCTGGAAAAATTCAGGGAAGAGCAGGCCGGCTATTCCCAGGTCGCTGGCGTGGCCAACAAGCTCGAGGCGGGCGAGGCACTGGATGCCGGGGAGATGGATTTCCTGCGGGAGGTCTTCAGCGAGTTCAGCGAGGCTGAATTAAGAAAAGAACTACAGGACACCACCGCCTTTCTCAACCAACTGGTGGACCGGCACGGGACGGGGCGGGTGATCTTCCGCAACACGCGGGATGCGCTGCAGGGCTTCCCCAAGCGCGAGGGCATCCCGGCCGAGCTCAAACCACGGGCGAAGCTTTCGAAGGCCGACCTGGAAGTGCGGCTCCTCCGTGAATTCGAAAAGGAAACCAATGGAGCGGGGGAGGGAGAAGACTACGACTTCCGCCACGGCCCACGCGTGCAATGGCTGGCCGAGCTGATTCAGAAGTTGGGCGAGCACGAAAAAGTCCTGCTCATTTGCAGCACCCGTGAAAAGGTCCAGGCCATCTACGATGCCCTGCAGGAAGAAATCAACGTCAAGGCCGCACTCTTTCATGAAGCGCTCACCCTGCTGCAGCGCGACCGGAACGCCGCCTGGTTCGCCGAACCGGACGGAGCCCGTATCCTGCTCTGTTCCGAAATCGGCAGTGAGGGCCGCAACTTCCAGTTTGCCCATCACCTCGTCCTGTTTGACCTCCCACTCAATCCCGAGCTGCTCGAGCAGCGCATCGGACGCCTCGACCGGATCGGGCAGTCGGAGACCATACGTATCCACATACCTTTCCTGCCCCACAGCTGGACGGAGCTCCTCATGCGTTGGCACCACGAAGGGCTGGACGGAATCGAACACTCGCTAAAGGGCGGGAATGCCTATCTCGAACGCTTTGGCGACAAACTGCGTAAGCTGGGCGGCGAGTTTCACCACGAATCCTCCAAGGTCGCAAAAGAAGCGGATGTACTGATCGAGGAAAGTCGCCGTTTCCGGGAAGACCTGGAGACCCGTCTGAGCCAGGGACAGGACCGCCTGATCGCCCTGAACTCGTTTCGCGAAGACGTCTCCAGCGAGTTGGTCAACCAGATCCAACAACAGGATGCCGACCGCACCTTGGACGGTTTTATGAACCGAATCTTCGACCACTTCGGGGTGACCGTGGACGATTTGGACAGCCGCAGCTTCCACCTGACACCCGGTCAGCTGTTTACCGACGCCTTTCCCGGGCTCCCGGAGGAGGGGACCACGGTCACTTGCGACCGGACCAAAGCACTCGGGCGCGAAGATATCGGCTTTCTCACCTGGGACCACCCGATGGTACGGGGCTCGATCGATTTGATGCTCAGCTCCGAGAAGGGCAACAGCAGCATCGTCGTCTGGAAAGATTCCCGAATGGAGGCCCCGCCCATCTTGATCGAGGCAATCTACGTACTGGAGAGCGTGGCCCCGGCCCGCCTGCATGTGGACCGCTTTCTCCCGCCCACGCCGGTACGTATTCTCGTGGACATGGAAGGCAAGGACCGCAGCGAGGAATTCCTGCATGATATCATCAACCGGAAAACCGCCGACGAAGAAGCCTTCCGCCTGAGACAAAATCCGGAACTTCTGCAATCACTTGTGCCGGAGATGCTGCGGGCCGCCCGCAGCTACGCCCGTGAGGAAAAGTCGACACGGCTCAAGGATGCCATGCGCGAAGCCCACACTCGACTGGACGGAGAAGCCAGCCGCCTGAAGGAGCTGCGAAAGGTCAATCCCAACGTCAGCGAAGAAGAAATCAAGATTGCCCAGAATGTCGTCGAAGACGTGACCCGCCACATTTCCAAGGCCCACTTGCGGCTGGATGCCGTGCGCCTCGTCCTGCGTCAGCCGGGCTGA
- the mnmE gene encoding tRNA uridine-5-carboxymethylaminomethyl(34) synthesis GTPase MnmE: MPNGETIVALSTPPGESAIALIRLSGPDCSALGQAMSGRKSPLRPREAQFCKYLSAKDKLLDEVVLTYFGDGRSFTGEDVLEIACHGNPLIIQNILEDLLARGCRAAEPGEFTRTAFLNGKMDLSQAEAVADLIHARSERGIEAAQRQLHGSVGRKMSELTEKLLGVMAHLEAYIDFPEEDLPGEDQSGPAADLRALTLEIKALIETQHYNTLLHDGVKALIVGEPNVGKSSLINALVGSERSIVSEMPGTTRDYVSAFIMLDAWRIEILDTAGLHEAGDKIEQIGINHTIEQSETADSFLLVLDSAAPSPTLPPALMERMRPENTLVVENKTDLENSREMSNFLPDYRHIRLSLRQDNGVTALRQSWLELIESSLNFPQMGGVIVNARHAAALAEAVDCLELASEKLRDGELSELIAADLRDAVDSIGKVVGKVDNERMLDSLFKQFCIGK, from the coding sequence ATGCCGAATGGAGAGACCATCGTCGCCTTGTCCACGCCGCCGGGAGAATCAGCCATCGCACTGATTCGGCTCAGCGGGCCGGACTGTTCGGCCCTCGGCCAGGCCATGAGCGGGCGTAAGTCCCCTCTGCGTCCGCGGGAGGCGCAGTTCTGTAAGTATCTATCAGCCAAAGACAAGCTGCTTGACGAGGTGGTGCTCACCTACTTTGGCGACGGCCGCTCTTTCACCGGTGAGGATGTCCTGGAGATTGCCTGTCACGGTAACCCGCTCATCATTCAAAATATTCTGGAGGACCTGCTGGCGCGCGGTTGCCGTGCGGCCGAGCCGGGCGAATTCACGCGGACTGCATTTTTGAACGGGAAGATGGACCTCAGCCAGGCCGAGGCGGTAGCGGATTTGATTCATGCCCGGTCGGAAAGAGGCATCGAGGCCGCGCAACGCCAGCTCCACGGCTCCGTAGGCCGTAAAATGAGCGAGTTAACGGAAAAGCTGCTCGGGGTGATGGCCCATCTGGAAGCGTACATCGACTTCCCGGAGGAAGATTTGCCCGGGGAAGACCAATCCGGCCCGGCGGCGGATCTGCGTGCATTGACCCTTGAGATCAAAGCCCTTATCGAAACACAGCACTACAACACGTTGCTCCACGATGGTGTCAAGGCGCTGATTGTCGGGGAGCCCAACGTGGGAAAGAGCAGTCTCATCAATGCACTCGTTGGCTCGGAGAGGTCGATTGTCAGTGAGATGCCGGGCACCACGCGTGATTACGTTTCGGCTTTTATCATGCTGGATGCATGGCGTATCGAGATATTGGATACAGCAGGACTGCATGAGGCCGGCGACAAGATCGAGCAGATCGGGATCAATCACACCATCGAACAGTCGGAGACCGCCGACAGCTTTCTTCTGGTGTTGGACAGCGCGGCGCCCTCCCCTACCCTGCCGCCTGCGCTGATGGAACGAATGCGCCCGGAGAATACACTCGTAGTCGAAAATAAAACCGATCTCGAAAATTCCAGGGAGATGTCGAACTTTCTCCCGGATTACCGTCACATCCGTTTATCTTTGCGTCAAGATAATGGGGTCACTGCCCTGCGTCAGAGCTGGCTGGAGCTGATCGAGTCCAGCTTGAACTTTCCCCAGATGGGCGGGGTTATTGTCAATGCCCGTCATGCGGCGGCGCTTGCGGAAGCAGTTGACTGTCTGGAGCTTGCATCAGAAAAGCTGCGCGACGGCGAGCTTTCGGAGCTGATTGCCGCCGACCTGCGGGATGCGGTCGATTCGATCGGCAAGGTTGTCGGCAAGGTGGACAACGAGCGCATGCTCGACAGTTTATTCAAACAATTTTGTATCGGGAAATGA